acgagccgctgccgcggcgcattcaaactgcattaaaagaaatctatcataccgcaaagaagcgggaaggtaatggtgaaataaaatcatctctttcagtttccggacttgcagagcagtgcagcagattttgtgatgtgttttgcaggttgacgcgggctgctgataatatattgctaacagtacaaaaagaataatttaccttcgtaacataataggaattttgctgtgcttagttcttgtctggcaaaccttatagtaaaaacgtatttttctccgacaatagtcttatgttcttgtgctagtcgtggtaattattggtgttttactcttgacaaaaatccactgcaaaattttgatgtggaacaatctttgcgaactgtaacatcagtattcataacaaagtaattttcattttcaataactataaagtagggaagatatgttgacttttatagtgagttacagtaacggaaaatgttcctttaatagaaagccagatacagaacaataagaatccaatatattctgttttgttgaaaattaatgattataaagaaattcatggcacagcattactaaaaggtatttcgcggctcttttcgtatatgcgttattacgcgagcaataataaagcaaataacagagaaagagttttttacgagAGGCGGAAACTGTCGCgaaactggcgcccaacgtggggcccgaatttgcagtggccacgaaaataaatgtttatgtaatttctttcagtgtctattgttatatatatatatatatatatatatatatatatatatgtatgtatttagtgataaatgtatgtatgtgtatcatgattaatgccatgtattaatgaatgtacaaaaattctttcatgaaaaaccgcaccactgcaagtgagtcagaggaaacgatcctgatagtactgaggaactgtaacgactacataatccgggggcagccgaaccccgagatcagatgaactaaaggtaagactacagtgtagttgtcctatttgtagaagcttaactccagtgaagtgatctcatatcgctagtggtgtgtgtgtagtttaatgttagtgtttatgacaggacaaagttgattgtagatagtaatttttagtgtgcagtgtattgtagataaattaacatattttgtgtgcaagtgaaaaaactgtcagatcttttgttcgagtaggtaatttatgaatatggttaaattgcgtagtcaacgtccgagcaatatggatactgaggaacagccattagttagtgcaggaaatgtagaaacgggtgcattaagcagtacaggtactctctttgaggatataccatgtgaaaatgtgggggcaggggtacaggaagtgatgccaccgcccaccagtgctcaaggagaggtaaataaagaaattacaccacctccagaaaagcaggaaccagagagtggtaatctgcctggtgggtattcacttcaggcgatattatagcgcgtgctggattaccaggcaaaatttgcgcaacagcaagctgaacgggatcgccagcaagctgagcgagatcgtcagttaacagaaaatttacttgcccagcaagctgagcgagatcgccagcaagctgagcgagatcgccagttaacagaaaatttacatgcccagcaggctgagagggatcgccagcaagctgaacgggatcgccagcaagctgagcgggaccagcaacttgtgcaatcgttagaaaatatgaaaaaagagattgcctgtatgaaacagaattatgagtcgatacctaaggccgtgcaggagttgactgtacaggtcagcAACCTGCAAGTAGCAAGCACTAACAGGGTAAACgaaataggtgtcttagccaaccgattagaaaagttagaaatagattccacacagcttgtagagcagaagtggaacgaacaagcaactaaaattgaaaccgaattcaactcatggctagaagtgaaggagagtgagatcgacaaaaatattaattttaaggtacatgttgaaaattaatgattataaagaaattcatggcacagcattactaaaaggtatttcgcggctcttttcatatatgcgttattacgcgagcaataataaagcaaataacagagaaagagttttttacgagAGGCGGAAACTGTCGCGAAAATAACTGAGacaatgttccataagcacgcagtttcactactacccgcttgtgtggtacagtgtcaaaagccttacagaaatccagaaatacggaatcgatttgaaatcccttgtctatagcactcaacacttcacgcgaataaagagctagttgtgtttcagaggaacgatgttttctaagcccatgttgactgtgtgtcaatagacctttttcttcgaggtaattcataatgttcgagcacaatatatgttctaaaatcctgctgtataacgacattaacgatatggcctgtaatttagtggattactcctactacctttcttgaatattggtgtgacctgtgctactttccagtctttgggtacggatgtttcgtcgagcgaaaggttgtatatgattgttaagtatggagctaatgcatcagcatactccgaaaggaacctaattggtatacactctggtccagaaaacttgcttttattaagtgatttaagtttcttcaatactccgaggatatttacctcTACGTTAAGGTTTCCATTGACATCACCAATACCGAAATCTAATGATAATGAGAGGGTAACTCATTTCTATTCGCGATAAAGTTCACTACCCCAAACGATAAAGACACCAAGGTAGCAGTTTTGACGTTGCGTTTAATAATCAAAGTGCGACATAAGACTAATTGCTAGAATCTGTCAACAAAGGAAAATTATTCGACAATGGGGCAAGGGGCAAGATGTGCAAAATACTCAGAAAAGCTATAAGGAAAGAAGAATATTCGCTACAGTGCGGAAGCGCTGTAatatgtacgaggtctgttcagaaaattccggaacattcttaATTTCGCCCCattggtgtgttggagtgaaatgtatctctgcacacgcctgtgtttaacgtGTAAGAGACGGAAGTTGCATTGCTGTATTGAGAAGAACATTGTGACGCACATTTTGTGAATTTcgaaatggcagagttagaggaacagcgtgtttgcattaaattttgcgtgaaactgaagaaaacctttacagagacacaacaaatgacgcaggaagcctacggtgatgagcgcTTAAGGCgtacttggtgttacgaatggtttacaTGGATTAATAACAtctggacggaagttaaagatgacactTCTTCAGGACGCCCTATGATATCTACCGACGACGCTCGCGTCAGGAACGCCAacaaaattgtgcgtgccaatcgggGACTGACTGTGGGAGTGACTGCAAAGAATGTAGCAATTCAGTTGAATCATATCATGAAATCCTGTGAGATGGGAACGCCCTGATATGTGGCGAGaccattcatggctcttgcattacGATAAAGTACCCTCACATTCACTCCTGTTGGGTCGTAAGTgtcgcacaaaaaacgaaatcactatgCTGTCTCATCCACCGTAGTCTCCAAGCCTTGCCCCTGTGGACTTCCATTTATTTCCGAAGTTGCAAACCCGTCTAAAGGACGATGATTTGCAGCGATACACAAGGTAAATGGAAATTCGCGGACGGCGCTTGGCGCGATCCagtaagaggcgtaccaagactgcttccaaaaATGTAAACGGCATTGGgaatggtgtatcaattgtggaggagagtatttcgaagaagaccatgcgcaataagtaaaaggtaaccaCAGATAAATTATGTCGATAAAGGTCCGGAATTTTTTCCAACAGACTTCATATGAAAAGGCAGCTCGTAGAATTTCGgtttggggagtggggggggggggggggggggggggggggaggggtgctcgGTTGCTATTTCAGAGTGAAGCGTTTTTGGTTTAGCCCGAACCAGCGGCCATTTGTACAGCAATTCGAAcacctgtcttactgtagctatgttacagaacATTGAACAACATTTAAACGACTAACTAGAACTGGCGCTCGGCAAATTGTGCGGATCGATTATTTccctttgcaaaagattttaatggGGCTGAAATTAATGATCAGCCAATGGCATCATTTTTACGTGTACCATCCAGATTTaacgtgcaaaaacagtcacttTTAATAACTTCAGACTGGAGCGAAAGTCATTATTCAAATTTGGTACACCGTGTATCGGATCTTGGTGTAAGGTAAGTTttaaagaattgaaaaaaaaattgcttcgttTGTATTTTACGCGGAAAAAGTACGCATTTGGACATGAAACTGTATATCGCAGTAATGCGTTACATTTTAAGTGTTGCATTTGGttatatgtaaaaaaaaactgCTTATAACAATTGATTATCGTTTCGTTGTTTATACGTGAAAGATTTAATTTACCTGTGGCTTAAAATCACTGATAGATCTTTGGACGTACAAAACAATGCATGTACCAAACCATAATTATGCCCAGCCCAGAGCAGAATGATATACTGTTTGATCGAGTATTTAAAGCTTTATCGATGACCACGCAGAAAATTGAACGAACATGAAACCTACTATAAAATAATTACCAAAATAATGATCACCATATTTCTAGccaacagaaaatgttttaatgcGTTTTTCTTCAAAAACTGCTAAGCTATCTcgcagaaaatttattttcgaaCGAAACGAGCTTATAAGTTCTTCAATTTTCGTACAAGAGTGAAAAGTAGATGGTATTTTGCCGTGCACATATTGTTTCGCATTACTTCTATTTATTTCATCCAGTCGTACTCATACCTAATACCGACTGGTTGTTGCAATATTTCGCACCAAAATAATACACGTGTGTTTTCCTAGCTGCAGTTTCGTAACTTCCAGATTTTATTACTGCATAAAGCTTTATTATTGCATACTTTaaataaacactgacaagaattttAGGAGATAATAAGAAGATGTATGGTCTTCAGTAGTTTATTATTTGTTGTATCAATCGTTCAGTCTGCGATGTagtaagatttaagtaagtttattTATGTTATATGGGCTTTGCGTAATTTACctacgtaataaaaattatttacatacattAGTGTCTTTAACTTCGCACAGTATTTTATTTCGTTCGGTGTTGTATTTATGTTTCCTGTtattttgtgcactgtattatttaTAGATTGGTATAGTCTCACGTGTATGAGTAAAACGCGTGTGATTATAAAACAAAATGACAACAGAAAAtagacaaaattttcaaaaatgagaaacaaaacgataaaaataataaaaacaaattatgaaaataaaaagaaaacaaaaatctcCTGTGGTCCTGTCATCTTGAGATGGTGGTCAGGGTTGTGTGCTCTGAGGGCACAGCAGACTATAATGAACATGTTCAGCTATACCGGGCAAGTAAATATAGAGGAGCCAAACTAACGATGCCCATCTCAAGCAACATGAtttgaaacacaataaaaaaaattgacataacCATCCCCAGTCTACAAACATCTGCATCAGTTTCCAAGCTATGGCGGTCTGATGCTAAAATTATGGTAGAAAAGATGTCGGGAATCAGAATGAATAATATTCCTACCATAACACAGGCGGAGTTAAGGATGTAAAAGAGGGTAATTAGCTTTTCAACATATCTGACATCTTTAAAGACATTAAAATAAAAGTCTCTTGACATATTCGAGCTCTGTTACGAATTAGCCCTACTTCCGTagtgcagtgagctctcttagcttccggctggtcccggcggaggtccgagtcctccctcgtgcatgggcgtgtgtgtgtgtgtgtgtgtgtgtgtgtgtgtgtgtgtgtgtgtgtgtgtgtgtttgtccttaggataatttaggttaagtagtgtgtgagcttagggactgatgaccttaacagttaagtc
This DNA window, taken from Schistocerca piceifrons isolate TAMUIC-IGC-003096 chromosome 4, iqSchPice1.1, whole genome shotgun sequence, encodes the following:
- the LOC124796103 gene encoding MAP7 domain-containing protein 1-like, with amino-acid sequence MDTEEQPLVSAGNVETGALSSTGTLFEDIPCENVGAGVQEVMPPPTSAQGERVLDYQAKFAQQQAERDRQQAERDRQLTENLLAQQAERDRQQAERDRQLTENLHAQQAERDRQQAERDRQQAERDQQLVQSLENMKKEIACMKQNYESIPKAVQELTVQVSNLQVASTNRVNEIGVLANRLEKLEIDSTQLVEQKWNEQATKIETEFNSWLEVKESEIDKNINFKVHVEN